In one Musa acuminata AAA Group cultivar baxijiao chromosome BXJ2-5, Cavendish_Baxijiao_AAA, whole genome shotgun sequence genomic region, the following are encoded:
- the LOC103974700 gene encoding LRR receptor kinase BAK1-like, translating to MAAAGLQLVAQWLLWLVLGLSSPLARVVANVEGDALHTLKTYLNDPNGVLQSWDPTLVNPCTWFHVTCNNDNSVIRVDLGNANLSGNLVPQIGLLKNLQYLEIYSNNISGTIPSELGNLTNLVSLDLYLNNFTGEIPDSLGKLTKLRFLRLNNNTLLGLIPTSLTNITTLQVLDLSNNNLSGEVPSTGSFQLFTPISFANNPYLCGLGTTKSCPGYPPLPPPPPFVPPTAPTLRESNASSTGAIAGGVAAGAALLFAAPAIGFAWWRRRKPQEHFFDVPAEEDPEVHLGQLKRFSLRELQVATDNFSNKNILGRGGFGKVYKGRLTDGSLVAVKRLKEERTPGGELQFQTEVEMISMAVHRNLLRLRGFCMTPTERLLVYPYMANGSVASRLRERPPSEPPLDWPTRQRIALGSARGLSYLHDHCDPKIIHRDVKAANILLDEEFEAVVGDFGLAKLMDYKDTHVTTAVRGTIGHIAPEYLSTGKSSEKTDVFGYGIMLLELITGQRAFDLARLANDDDVMLLDWVKGLLKEKKLEMLIDPDLQNNYVGPEVESLIQVALLCTQGSPMERPKMSEVVRMLEGDGLAERWDEWQRVEVVQHEAEFVPRNRASDWILDSTDNLRAVELSGPR from the exons GTGATGCGTTGCAtactctaaagacctatttaaatGATCCTAATGGCGTGCTGCAGAGCTGGGATCCAACTTTGGTCAATCCATGCACATGGTTCCATGTCACATGCAACAATGACAATAGTGTTATTAGAGT TGATCTGGGAAATGCAAACTTATCTGGAAACTTGGTCCCACAGATTGGTCTTTTGAAAAATTTGCAATATCT GGAAATTTACAGTAACAACATTAGTGGGACAATTCCTAGTGAGCTTggaaatttgacaaatttggtgagCTTGGATCTTTATCTAAACAATTTCACTGGTGAAATACCTGATTCATTGGGGAAGCTAACTAAACTGCGGTTTCT CCGGCTTAACAACAATACTCTGTTGGGTCTAATTCCAACATCTTTGACCAATATCACAACGCTTCAAGTTCT AGATTTGTCGAATAACAATCTATCAGGAGAAGTTCCTTCTACTGGATCCTTCCAATTGTTCACTCCCATCAG TTTTGCTAACAACCCTTACTTATGTGGTCTTGgtacaacaaaatcttgtcctggTTACCCTCCTTTGCCTCCACCACCTCCATTTGTTCCTCCAACTGCACCCACTCTTCGAG AAAGTAATGCCTCTAGCACTGGAGCAATTGCTGGGGGAGTTGCTGCAGGTGCTGCTTTGCTATTTGCAGCACCTGCTATTGGATTTGCCTGGTGGCGTCGTCGTAAACCACAAGAACATTTCTTTGATGTACCTG CTGAAGAGGATCCAGAAGTTCACTTAGGTCAGCTTAAAAGATTTTCGCTGCGAGAATTACAAGTTGCAACTGATAATTTCAGCAACAAGAACATTTTGGGCAGAGGTGGATTTGGAAAGGTATATAAAGGAAGACTTACAGACGGTTCACTTGTAGCAGTAAAGAGACTAAAAGAAGAACGTACACCTGGTGGAGAGCTTCAGTTTCAAACAGAAGTTGAGATGATTAGCATGGCTGTACATCGAAACTTACTCAGGCTTCGTGGGTTTTGTATGACCCCAACCGAACGATTGCTTGTATATCCTTACATGGCCAATGGAAGTGTTGCATCACGCTTAAGAG AGCGTCCACCATCTGAACCACCGCTGGATTGGCCAACTCGGCAAAGGATTGCACTGGGTTCTGCTAGGGGATTGTCCTACTTGCACGATCATTGTGATCCTAAAATTATTCATCGTGATGTTAAAGCTGCAAATATTTTGTTGGATGAGGAGTTTGAAGCAGTTGTTGGGGACTTTGGCTTGGCCAAGCTAATGGACTACAAGGATACCCATGTAACGACGGCTGTCCGTGGAACGATAGGACATATTGCTCCAGAATACTTGTCAACAGGAAAGTCCTCTGAGAAGACTGATGTTTTTGGATATGGAATCATGCTTTTAGAACTAATTACAGGTCAAAGAGCATTTGATCTTGCACGTCTTGCAAATGATGATGATGTTATGTTGCTTGATTGG GTAAAAGGACTTCTGAAAGAGAAAAAGCTGGAGATGTTGATTGATCCAGATCTGCAGAACAACTATGTTGGCCCTGAAGTAGAATCACTTATCCAAGTTGCACTGCTTTGCACTCAGGGCTCTCCAATGGAACGGCCGAAGATGTCAGAGGTGGTGAGAATGCTTGAAGGCGACGGTCTTGCTGAGAGGTGGGACGAATGGCAAAGGGTGGAAGTGGTTCAGCATGAAGCCGAGTTTGTTCCACGCAATCGTGCCTCCGACTGGATTCTGGACTCCACTGACAACCTCCGTGCAGTTGAGTTATCTGGACCGAGGTGA
- the LOC135612580 gene encoding chaperone protein dnaJ 20, chloroplastic-like, translating to MSSLRVICRPHVVVSSIYCCRGYGRLRFAPAARNPNLPISHPSYASSPFVLDDSPRMGPASRANSRRTLTRVSNWNSEKSPYDTLELERDADDEKIKAAYRRLAKFYHPDVYDGRGTLEEGETAESRFIKIQAAYELLIDDEQRQQYDRDHHVNPMKASQAWMEWVMKKQKAFDQRGDMAIAAWAEQQQREMNLRARRLSRSKIDPEEERKILAKEKKASMEYFTNTLRRHTLVLKKRDLMRKKAEEDKKRVISQLLAAEGLELDTDDDDEAV from the exons ATGAGCAGTCTGAGAGTGATTTGCCGCCCGCACGTGGTCGTCTCCTCTATCTACTGCTGCAGAGGCTACGGTCGCCTAAGGTTCGCGCCCGCCGCCCGGAATCCTAATCTCCCAATCTCGCACCCGTCGTATGCATCGTCTCCTTTTGTCCTCGATGACTCCCCGAGGATGGGACCGGCGTCGCGCGCTAATTCGAGGAGGACGCTCACTAGGGTCTCCAATTGGAACTCCGAGAAGTCGCCTTATGATACCCTTG AACTGGAAAGGGATGCTGATGATGAGAAGATTAAAGCTGCTTATAGAAGATTGGCCAAGTTTTACCACCCAGATG TTTATGATGGTAGAGGAACTCTTGAGGAAGGAGAAACAGCTGAATCTCGATTTATCAAAATTCAAGCTGCTTATGAGCTTCTAATAGATGATGAGCAGAGGCAACAATACGACAGAGATCACCATGTCAATCCTATGAAG GCTTCCCAGGCATGGATGGAATGGGTGATGAAAAAGCAAAAAGCATTTGATCAGCGTGGTGATATGGCAATTGCTGCTTGGGCTGAACAGCAGCAACGTGAGATGAATCTCCGAGCACGTCGTCTTTCTCGTTCAAAG ATTGATcctgaagaagagaggaagatttTGGCAAAGGAGAAGAAAGCATCCATGGAGTACTTCACCAATACCCTGAGAAGACATACACTTGTTCTGAAGAAGAGAGATTTAATGCGGAAAAAGGCAGAGGAAGACAAGAAAAGGGTCATTAGTCAGCTTTTAGCGGCTGAAGGTCTCGAGCTTGATACAGACGATGATGATGAAGCTGtatga